Proteins from a single region of Butyrivibrio fibrisolvens:
- a CDS encoding DUF402 domain-containing protein yields MENPILYRKRIIPDECIKLKDDVILYHDSSMIMTSWHAFRKKDYLSYGYSCYFLDQGFKLSKFYRDDGTFSRWYFDIVSYQKGPEDNSIMVVDLLADVVIYPDGRFEVVDLDELAQAYDKSLLTAGQMHECLESLDRLIKIINEGRLSELYLPLEIQISKERNNVH; encoded by the coding sequence ATGGAAAATCCAATTCTGTACCGTAAGCGGATAATACCAGATGAGTGTATTAAATTAAAGGATGACGTCATTCTCTATCATGATTCAAGCATGATCATGACGTCGTGGCATGCTTTTCGCAAAAAAGATTATCTTTCTTACGGGTATTCCTGTTATTTCCTGGATCAAGGCTTCAAATTAAGTAAGTTCTACAGAGACGATGGCACCTTCAGCAGGTGGTATTTTGACATCGTATCCTATCAAAAAGGTCCCGAAGACAATTCAATAATGGTCGTTGACCTTCTGGCAGATGTTGTCATCTATCCTGATGGCAGGTTCGAAGTCGTCGATCTGGACGAACTAGCCCAGGCTTATGACAAGAGCCTTCTGACAGCCGGACAGATGCACGAATGTCTTGAAAGTCTTGACCGCCTTATAAAGATCATCAACGAAGGAAGACTGTCTGAACTTTACCTTCCTTTGGAGATCCAGATCTCAAAAGAGCGGAACAATGTCCACTAA
- a CDS encoding ribose-phosphate pyrophosphokinase: protein MPKREEKRDLETIPVGSLGVIPLKGVRKLAEQVDYYLVKWRAERENEHKGSLAFSGYERPSYLLDCDLPRFGTGEGKGVIKTSVRGDDLYILVDVVNYSLTYKLFGKENHMSPDDHYQDLKRIIAAVGGKARRITVIMPFLYESRQHKRSGRESLDCAIALQELTSMGVDNIITFDAHDPRVQNAIPLNGFETVRTTYQFIKALLRNVSGLKIDSDHMMVISPDEGGMGRAIYLASVLGLDVGMFYKRRDYTQVVDGRNPILSHEFLGSSVEGKTVIIIDDMISSGESMLDVAAELKERKAARIYVFSTFGLFTSGLEKFDEAYEKGIIDRILTTNLIYQTPELLSREWYISTDMSKYIAYIIDTLNHDASISDLLNPVERINSIITRYNNGELEEFATLKN, encoded by the coding sequence ATGCCAAAAAGAGAAGAAAAACGTGATCTGGAGACCATTCCGGTAGGTTCCCTGGGAGTTATCCCCCTTAAGGGTGTCAGGAAACTGGCTGAACAGGTAGATTATTACCTTGTTAAATGGAGGGCAGAACGTGAGAACGAGCACAAGGGGAGTCTCGCATTCTCCGGTTATGAGCGTCCTTCATACCTTCTGGATTGTGACCTTCCAAGATTCGGAACCGGTGAAGGTAAAGGTGTTATCAAGACTTCTGTAAGAGGTGATGACCTTTACATTCTGGTAGATGTTGTTAACTATAGTCTGACATATAAACTTTTTGGCAAAGAAAATCATATGTCTCCTGATGATCATTATCAGGATTTAAAGAGAATTATTGCAGCTGTTGGCGGTAAGGCACGCAGAATCACAGTGATCATGCCATTCCTTTATGAGTCACGTCAGCACAAGAGATCAGGACGCGAATCCCTCGACTGTGCAATCGCGCTTCAGGAACTGACATCCATGGGTGTAGATAACATTATCACATTCGATGCACATGATCCTCGTGTACAGAACGCTATTCCGCTCAATGGTTTTGAAACAGTTCGTACAACTTATCAGTTTATAAAAGCACTCCTGCGCAATGTGAGCGGCCTCAAGATTGATTCGGATCATATGATGGTAATAAGCCCTGATGAGGGAGGCATGGGCCGTGCTATATATCTGGCCAGCGTACTTGGCCTTGATGTAGGCATGTTTTACAAGCGTCGTGACTACACTCAGGTAGTTGACGGACGTAACCCGATACTGTCCCACGAATTCCTGGGATCTTCAGTAGAAGGTAAGACAGTTATCATCATAGACGATATGATCTCTTCCGGGGAAAGCATGCTTGATGTTGCCGCAGAGCTGAAAGAGCGCAAGGCCGCCAGGATCTACGTATTCTCGACCTTTGGACTCTTCACATCAGGACTCGAGAAGTTTGATGAAGCCTATGAAAAGGGCATTATCGACAGAATCCTGACGACCAATCTGATCTATCAGACACCGGAGCTTCTCTCACGCGAATGGTACATTAGTACTGACATGAGCAAGTATATTGCTTATATTATCGACACACTTAATCATGATGCTTCTATCAGTGATCTTCTTAATCCTGTAGAACGTATCAATTCAATCATAACTCGTTACAATAACGGAGAATTAGAAGAATTCGCAACACTGAAAAATTAA